The following is a genomic window from Deltaproteobacteria bacterium.
GTTACCACCCCTGCGCCGACTGTCCTTCCGCCTTCTCTTATCGCAAATCTTAAACCCTCGTCCATTGCTATGGGCATTATAAGCTCTACATCAAGGTTGGTATTGTCTCCGGGCATT
Proteins encoded in this region:
- the tuf gene encoding elongation factor Tu (EF-Tu; promotes GTP-dependent binding of aminoacyl-tRNA to the A-site of ribosomes during protein biosynthesis; when the tRNA anticodon matches the mRNA codon, GTP hydrolysis results; the inactive EF-Tu-GDP leaves the ribosome and release of GDP is promoted by elongation factor Ts; many prokaryotes have two copies of the gene encoding EF-Tu), encoding MPGDNTNLDVELIMPIAMDEGLRFAIREGGRTVGAGVVTKIIA